Proteins co-encoded in one Bremerella sp. TYQ1 genomic window:
- a CDS encoding CPXCG motif-containing cysteine-rich protein — translation MMQTEITYVCNACGEDIVIPLDPSQGSAQQFVEDCPVCCRPHVIHVQIDPDGEATAWAEPEQDYD, via the coding sequence ATGATGCAAACGGAAATCACCTACGTCTGCAATGCTTGCGGTGAAGACATCGTCATCCCGCTCGATCCATCGCAGGGAAGTGCCCAGCAGTTTGTCGAAGACTGCCCGGTTTGCTGCCGACCACATGTGATTCATGTCCAGATCGACCCTGACGGCGAAGCAACCGCCTGGGCCGAGCCGGAACAAGATTACGACTAG
- a CDS encoding TIGR04222 domain-containing membrane protein → MDFQAEALWNKIEAFTFDDEGTTLTFAARLARENGWRLGYAQRVVDEYRRFVFLSMVAGHAVSPCEAVDQAWHLHLTYTHSYWQKLCEEILPRPLHHVPTTGRTEEAGKFEDWYSKTLESYERFFKHAPPSDIWPPPGKQMESVVDSRWVNVRDYFVIPRNPLNWFALLLLVVLPLLSIGGCQAEVAGDVTPFDFDGVTFLKFYAMVAGVSFVLAVMLRWMIPISEPPIPVDVSDPNLAAYLAHGPKGLVLATIAKLLQEKKLEMAEGSYNGGRVEKQLIAVNTSASNASTLERHILREANSTGKDNLKKVIANSVPIAKEMGAKLTEMGLFEPNPFEPTIRRWLPSLILLGIALFGFVKMGIGIAREKPFLFVAIMAAAVLVASIWLAIRKGRTPRGDAILADWQHKHAHLNPAAPGTQINTPDDYFLATGLFGIFAFSSGDLYPLAQEYRQEQNSFWGGYGAGCSSGCGDGGSGCGSSCGSGCGSGCGGCGS, encoded by the coding sequence ATGGATTTTCAAGCCGAAGCGTTATGGAACAAGATCGAAGCGTTTACCTTTGACGACGAAGGAACCACGCTCACGTTCGCTGCCCGATTGGCGAGAGAGAATGGTTGGCGGCTCGGCTACGCTCAGCGAGTTGTCGATGAATATCGCCGATTCGTGTTCCTATCCATGGTAGCTGGTCATGCGGTATCGCCTTGCGAAGCGGTCGATCAGGCATGGCACTTACATCTGACGTATACGCATTCATATTGGCAGAAGCTGTGCGAAGAGATCTTGCCTCGTCCGCTGCACCACGTGCCGACGACCGGACGAACGGAAGAAGCCGGTAAGTTTGAAGACTGGTATTCGAAGACACTCGAAAGCTACGAACGATTCTTCAAACATGCGCCGCCCTCGGACATCTGGCCACCGCCAGGAAAGCAAATGGAATCGGTGGTCGATAGCCGCTGGGTGAACGTACGGGATTATTTCGTGATTCCCCGCAATCCGCTGAATTGGTTTGCCCTTCTATTGCTGGTCGTCCTACCGCTGCTGAGCATTGGTGGCTGCCAGGCAGAAGTCGCTGGCGATGTTACCCCATTCGATTTTGACGGCGTGACGTTTCTGAAGTTCTATGCGATGGTGGCCGGGGTATCGTTTGTGCTTGCCGTAATGCTTCGCTGGATGATTCCTATCTCGGAACCTCCGATACCTGTTGACGTGAGCGATCCTAATTTGGCCGCTTATCTGGCCCATGGCCCCAAGGGACTTGTCCTGGCAACGATTGCCAAGCTGCTGCAGGAAAAGAAACTGGAAATGGCCGAGGGCAGCTACAACGGTGGTCGAGTCGAGAAGCAATTGATTGCGGTGAATACTTCGGCGAGCAATGCCTCGACATTGGAACGCCACATCCTGCGGGAAGCGAACTCGACCGGCAAGGACAACCTGAAGAAGGTCATCGCCAACTCGGTTCCCATTGCCAAAGAAATGGGGGCCAAGCTGACCGAAATGGGTCTGTTCGAGCCCAACCCGTTCGAGCCCACGATACGTCGGTGGCTGCCGAGCCTGATCTTATTGGGGATCGCCCTATTCGGTTTCGTCAAAATGGGCATTGGGATCGCTCGAGAGAAACCGTTTCTGTTTGTCGCTATCATGGCCGCGGCGGTTTTGGTAGCAAGCATATGGCTGGCCATCCGCAAAGGACGAACCCCTCGGGGAGACGCGATCCTGGCCGACTGGCAGCATAAGCATGCCCATCTAAACCCAGCCGCCCCAGGGACGCAAATCAACACTCCGGACGACTATTTCCTAGCGACGGGGCTGTTCGGCATCTTTGCATTTTCATCAGGCGATCTTTATCCGCTTGCCCAAGAGTATCGTCAGGAGCAAAATTCGTTTTGGGGCGGCTACGGAGCTGGCTGCTCGTCTGGATGTGGCGACGGAGGAAGCGGCTGTGGAAGTAGTTGCGGCAGTGGCTGCGGAAGCGGTTGTGGAGGATGTGGATCCTAG
- a CDS encoding alkaline phosphatase: MTASPFNRRKFLQSSVATAALISSAQANDTKIVQHPVFQATGIRVGEVTPTSAIVWTRLTKNATRTNDGIVFKKRGKSEEALKTPVEQIEGACPGQPGKIRLHYTNDPNQNALQMTDWIEVDESTDFIHQFELTDLQPATEYHVICQTQVDGEVHDGARLANFRTAPKPDEPKPVNFCVMTCQGYPDRDHEDGHPIYPAMTAKDPDFISLTGDLIYYDNDAPSAMSVDLARLHWQRMFSLPRLVDALSKTSTYWLKDDHDTLDDDSWPGQKYGTLTFEKGQDIFRQQAPLGSESYRTFRWGKDLQIWLTDGRDFRTPNKMPDGPEKTIWGTEQKAWFKRTVRESDATWKILISPTPIVGPDRKRKNDNHANEGFAHEGNEIRRWMQEHVPDNFFVVCGDRHWQYHSVHPETGVKEFSVGAASNSHAGGTPGRDPNMHRFHKVQGGFLNVSVNSSSITFQLCDVDGNVSFEQQFTTS; encoded by the coding sequence ATGACCGCTTCGCCATTTAACCGCCGCAAGTTTTTGCAGTCGTCGGTCGCTACGGCTGCATTGATTAGTTCCGCCCAGGCGAACGATACGAAAATTGTGCAGCATCCGGTCTTTCAAGCGACAGGAATTCGTGTCGGGGAAGTCACGCCGACATCGGCAATCGTTTGGACGCGTCTGACGAAGAACGCAACGCGGACTAACGACGGCATCGTTTTCAAGAAGCGTGGCAAGTCGGAAGAAGCACTGAAGACCCCCGTCGAGCAAATCGAAGGAGCCTGTCCTGGGCAGCCGGGCAAGATCCGATTGCATTATACCAACGATCCAAATCAAAACGCTCTGCAAATGACCGATTGGATCGAAGTGGATGAATCGACCGATTTCATCCATCAATTTGAACTAACCGATTTGCAGCCAGCCACGGAATACCACGTGATCTGCCAGACCCAAGTCGACGGCGAGGTACACGACGGTGCGCGGTTGGCAAACTTCCGCACGGCACCAAAACCAGATGAACCGAAGCCGGTCAACTTCTGCGTGATGACATGCCAGGGATATCCGGATCGCGATCACGAAGATGGCCATCCGATTTATCCGGCAATGACGGCGAAAGATCCCGATTTCATTTCGCTTACCGGAGATTTAATCTACTACGATAATGATGCCCCCAGTGCGATGTCGGTCGACTTGGCTCGTTTGCATTGGCAACGGATGTTCAGCTTGCCTCGATTGGTCGATGCCCTCAGCAAAACGTCAACTTACTGGCTGAAAGATGACCACGACACGCTCGACGACGACTCGTGGCCAGGTCAGAAGTATGGAACGTTGACTTTCGAGAAAGGCCAGGATATCTTCCGTCAGCAGGCTCCCCTGGGAAGCGAATCTTACCGGACGTTTCGCTGGGGAAAAGATCTGCAGATCTGGCTGACCGATGGTCGTGATTTTCGCACGCCTAATAAAATGCCCGACGGTCCCGAGAAGACCATCTGGGGTACCGAGCAAAAAGCCTGGTTCAAGCGAACCGTTCGCGAGAGCGATGCGACTTGGAAAATCTTGATCAGTCCTACGCCGATTGTGGGGCCGGACCGCAAACGTAAGAACGACAATCATGCCAACGAAGGTTTCGCCCACGAAGGAAACGAGATTCGTCGCTGGATGCAGGAGCATGTGCCGGACAATTTCTTTGTCGTTTGTGGCGATCGGCACTGGCAATATCATTCGGTCCATCCCGAAACCGGGGTGAAAGAGTTTAGCGTTGGTGCAGCGAGTAACTCGCATGCTGGAGGAACGCCTGGCCGCGACCCCAACATGCATCGTTTCCACAAAGTCCAAGGCGGGTTCTTGAACGTCTCGGTCAACAGTTCGTCAATCACCTTTCAGCTTTGCGATGTCGACGGAAACGTCTCGTTCGAACAGCAGTTTACAACCAGCTGA
- a CDS encoding VOC family protein, giving the protein MELFAVEIRTTQWQPMILWYTAALGMKSAVRSTEEGYALLAGKGWRLSLLQQADDAPRDRSAISLAIEVTDLNAAREHVSNYLQEPALPIEVSDEGFLQWTVSDPDGNRIKLFQFVAVD; this is encoded by the coding sequence ATGGAATTGTTCGCCGTTGAGATTCGGACCACCCAGTGGCAACCGATGATTCTTTGGTATACGGCCGCTCTCGGAATGAAGTCAGCCGTTCGCAGCACGGAAGAAGGCTACGCGTTATTGGCTGGGAAAGGATGGCGGCTTTCGCTGCTTCAGCAAGCTGATGACGCACCGCGCGATCGTTCCGCAATTAGCCTGGCAATTGAAGTGACCGATCTGAACGCAGCTCGAGAGCATGTTTCCAACTATTTGCAGGAGCCTGCTTTACCGATCGAAGTAAGCGACGAAGGCTTCTTGCAGTGGACGGTTTCGGATCCGGATGGAAACCGTATCAAGCTGTTTCAATTCGTCGCTGTCGATTAA
- a CDS encoding thioredoxin family protein codes for MLRVIALLMLLVPLSNTYAGEYNPVLSIGDVAPPWEDLSGTDGKSHSWKDLEGKQAIVAIFTCNGCPYAVDYEPRIKQLAADWKANDKVGIVAVNSNLIEEDSLKAMQERAKSAGFKFPYLKDENQELGKAWGATRTPEFFVLDGDRKVVYMGAMDDDTDASKAKVNYVSQAIEAVLKGKSPEVTETVPIGCNIRYKRTRRR; via the coding sequence ATGCTCCGCGTTATCGCACTGCTGATGCTCTTAGTGCCACTCTCCAATACCTATGCCGGTGAATACAATCCTGTGCTCAGCATCGGTGATGTTGCTCCGCCATGGGAAGATCTGAGCGGGACGGACGGAAAGTCGCACAGTTGGAAAGACCTGGAAGGCAAACAGGCCATCGTTGCGATCTTTACCTGCAACGGTTGCCCGTACGCTGTCGATTATGAACCACGGATCAAGCAGTTAGCCGCTGATTGGAAAGCCAACGACAAAGTGGGAATCGTCGCAGTGAATTCCAATCTGATCGAGGAAGACTCGCTGAAAGCCATGCAAGAGCGAGCCAAATCGGCAGGCTTCAAATTCCCGTACCTTAAAGACGAAAATCAGGAACTGGGCAAAGCGTGGGGAGCGACACGAACGCCTGAGTTCTTCGTGCTCGATGGCGACCGCAAAGTGGTTTACATGGGAGCCATGGATGACGATACCGACGCGTCAAAAGCCAAAGTGAACTACGTCTCTCAAGCGATTGAAGCAGTACTCAAAGGGAAATCGCCTGAGGTAACGGAAACGGTCCCGATCGGCTGCAACATTCGTTACAAGCGAACACGACGCCGCTAG
- a CDS encoding SDR family NAD(P)-dependent oxidoreductase → MDAIFHDQVVLVTGGGSGIGQAAAIQFARQGARVGVLNRSFPEETVKEIEAEDGLVMALQADVTKPDEVRVAIERLVEKWGRLDVLFCNAGVNGVWAPLEEMPEEEWEKTFNINVHGTFRCIQQAIPHLKKGTGSIVLNASVNGTRMFSNTGATAYSATKAALIAITKMLALEFADAKVRVNAVCPGWIETEIDDNTEKRDLDSVAEPVEFPEGKVPLTDGKPGTPDQVANVVLFLSSKAASHVTGSVIYVDGAQSLLQG, encoded by the coding sequence ATGGATGCCATATTCCACGATCAAGTTGTTCTGGTCACCGGCGGTGGCTCTGGAATCGGCCAAGCAGCCGCCATTCAGTTTGCTCGACAAGGGGCCAGGGTCGGCGTTCTCAACCGCAGCTTTCCTGAAGAGACCGTCAAAGAGATCGAAGCGGAAGATGGCTTGGTGATGGCGCTGCAAGCCGATGTTACCAAGCCGGACGAAGTACGTGTCGCGATCGAACGTTTAGTCGAGAAATGGGGACGCCTCGACGTGCTGTTCTGCAATGCCGGCGTAAATGGTGTTTGGGCTCCTCTGGAAGAGATGCCGGAAGAAGAGTGGGAGAAGACGTTCAACATCAACGTCCATGGAACGTTTCGCTGCATTCAACAGGCGATCCCCCACTTGAAGAAGGGCACTGGATCAATCGTTTTGAACGCCTCGGTCAACGGAACGCGAATGTTCAGCAACACCGGAGCAACTGCTTACTCGGCAACCAAAGCGGCGCTGATTGCGATTACTAAAATGTTGGCCCTGGAATTCGCCGATGCGAAAGTTCGAGTGAACGCCGTTTGTCCTGGCTGGATTGAAACAGAGATCGACGATAACACCGAAAAGCGTGACCTCGACTCGGTTGCCGAACCGGTCGAGTTCCCCGAAGGCAAAGTTCCCCTGACCGACGGTAAGCCTGGCACGCCAGATCAAGTCGCGAACGTAGTTTTGTTTCTTTCGTCAAAAGCAGCCAGCCATGTGACCGGAAGCGTTATTTATGTCGACGGAGCCCAGTCGCTGCTACAAGGCTGA
- a CDS encoding class I SAM-dependent methyltransferase has product MFRTYAFAAALLCATACQTYAQEGVEQIDGRPVYLGRQIAQTMHYTGAPWLIRESRQREEDCEKMLKNLGVEPGMTVCDMGCGNGFYSLQMAKLVGENGKVLAVDIQPEMLRLLKARAAEQEIDNIELILGDIDDPKLPKEKVDLILCVDVYHEFSHPVEMLKGMRESLKPDGKIALLEFRMEDPNVPIKLLHKMSKKQMLKEYEANGFQLAKQFDGLPWQHMMFFEKAKPNAEN; this is encoded by the coding sequence ATGTTTCGCACCTACGCTTTCGCCGCTGCTCTTCTTTGCGCCACTGCCTGCCAAACTTATGCCCAGGAAGGGGTCGAGCAGATTGATGGCCGTCCGGTCTACTTAGGTCGGCAGATCGCTCAAACCATGCACTATACCGGTGCTCCGTGGCTGATTCGAGAAAGTCGTCAGCGCGAAGAAGACTGCGAAAAGATGCTGAAGAACCTCGGCGTTGAACCTGGCATGACGGTATGCGACATGGGCTGTGGCAACGGTTTCTATAGCCTGCAGATGGCGAAGCTGGTGGGCGAGAACGGCAAAGTCCTTGCTGTTGATATTCAGCCAGAAATGTTGCGACTGCTCAAAGCCCGCGCCGCCGAGCAAGAGATCGACAACATCGAATTGATCCTTGGAGATATCGACGATCCTAAGTTGCCCAAAGAAAAAGTCGATTTGATTTTGTGCGTCGATGTTTACCACGAGTTCTCGCACCCTGTGGAAATGCTGAAAGGGATGCGCGAGTCGCTTAAGCCGGACGGCAAGATCGCCCTGCTAGAGTTTCGCATGGAAGATCCAAACGTTCCGATCAAGTTGCTCCACAAGATGAGCAAGAAGCAAATGCTCAAGGAATATGAAGCAAATGGTTTTCAACTGGCCAAACAGTTCGACGGACTGCCATGGCAACATATGATGTTCTTTGAAAAGGCCAAGCCGAACGCCGAAAACTAA
- a CDS encoding LpxI family protein, with product MDALPSTPVGLLAGWGNLPIVVAEAVKRSGRQVICAAVKDHADPVLEEICDATVWVGLGQLGKVKRHFVKHRAAEATMAGKIHKIRLFDRGAVWKHRPDWFCIQTFAPQLLWGSKDRKDDTLLLAIVDGFAKSGITFLPATDYAPELLVNFGVLAGPQPGGKLLKDIEFGWEMAKELGRLDVGQSVAVKNQAVLALEAIEGTDACIRRAGELCKAGNFTVVKVAKPQQDMRFDVPTIGVKTLQTMVDAGASTLVLEAEKTILLDEPAVLEFAKTHRLSILAVSEDRLAEFTPSSEAA from the coding sequence ATGGATGCATTACCTTCGACCCCCGTGGGCCTACTGGCTGGTTGGGGAAATCTACCGATCGTCGTTGCCGAAGCGGTGAAACGAAGCGGACGCCAAGTGATCTGCGCCGCGGTCAAAGATCATGCCGATCCCGTGCTCGAAGAGATTTGCGACGCGACTGTTTGGGTCGGTCTCGGCCAGCTTGGCAAAGTGAAACGCCATTTTGTGAAGCATCGCGCCGCCGAAGCGACAATGGCCGGCAAAATTCACAAGATTCGTCTGTTCGATCGTGGGGCCGTTTGGAAACATCGTCCAGACTGGTTCTGCATCCAAACGTTTGCTCCGCAGCTTTTGTGGGGCAGCAAAGATCGCAAGGACGATACGTTGCTGCTGGCGATTGTGGACGGCTTTGCCAAGAGTGGAATTACGTTTCTGCCTGCTACCGATTATGCCCCGGAGTTGCTCGTGAATTTTGGAGTCCTCGCTGGTCCTCAGCCTGGCGGAAAACTGCTGAAGGATATCGAGTTCGGGTGGGAAATGGCCAAGGAACTCGGCCGACTCGATGTTGGACAAAGTGTTGCCGTCAAGAATCAGGCCGTTCTGGCCCTGGAAGCGATCGAAGGGACCGACGCTTGCATTCGCCGCGCCGGCGAACTGTGCAAAGCGGGCAACTTTACCGTCGTGAAAGTCGCCAAACCCCAGCAAGATATGCGGTTCGACGTCCCCACCATTGGCGTGAAAACATTGCAGACGATGGTCGACGCCGGGGCAAGCACGCTCGTATTGGAAGCAGAAAAAACAATTCTCCTCGACGAGCCTGCCGTGTTAGAATTTGCAAAGACGCACCGTTTGTCGATCCTTGCCGTGAGCGAGGATCGCCTCGCCGAATTCACTCCTTCTTCCGAAGCGGCCTAA
- the lpxD gene encoding UDP-3-O-(3-hydroxymyristoyl)glucosamine N-acyltransferase, which yields MGTTLAQIAELVDGKVFGDPDRVITGANIIRDAVAGEITLMDKPDQAALLMEDCQASAVLVREESDKLSIDGIVVANVHEAFGKVIRFFQPWEQKQTVGIHRSAIVSLAAVVDPTATVGAGAIISDGVTIGKNSVIHSGVHIQAGCHIGDDVVIFPGVVLYDRTEVGDRCIIHANAVLGAYGFGYDSSSGKHLLSAQLGNVVLEADVEIGAGAMVDRGTYGSTLIGEGTKIDNTVQIGHNCRIGKHNLICSQVGIAGSATTGDYVVMAGQVGVRDHVHIGSGAMIGAKAGIGSDIPEHQQTLGIPAGPAKVILSEHMAIKKLPEMRKTIKMLAKRIEQLEQEAEAIAEPIIRKAS from the coding sequence ATGGGCACCACGCTGGCACAAATAGCCGAACTTGTTGACGGCAAGGTCTTCGGCGACCCTGATCGCGTCATCACCGGCGCGAATATCATCCGCGACGCGGTGGCCGGCGAAATCACCCTGATGGACAAGCCTGACCAGGCAGCACTGCTGATGGAAGACTGCCAGGCATCGGCCGTCCTCGTGCGCGAAGAGTCAGACAAACTGAGCATCGACGGCATCGTGGTGGCGAATGTTCATGAAGCGTTCGGCAAAGTCATCCGCTTCTTTCAGCCGTGGGAACAGAAACAAACCGTCGGCATTCACCGCTCGGCAATTGTATCCTTGGCCGCCGTCGTCGATCCAACAGCCACTGTCGGTGCTGGGGCGATCATCAGCGACGGGGTGACGATCGGCAAAAATAGCGTCATCCATAGCGGCGTTCATATCCAAGCTGGCTGTCACATCGGGGATGACGTAGTGATCTTCCCCGGCGTTGTCCTATACGACCGCACCGAGGTAGGCGATCGCTGCATCATCCATGCGAATGCCGTGCTGGGCGCTTATGGCTTCGGATACGATTCATCCTCCGGCAAGCATCTCCTTTCCGCCCAACTGGGGAATGTTGTTCTGGAAGCAGATGTGGAAATCGGTGCCGGGGCGATGGTGGATCGAGGAACCTATGGTTCGACACTGATCGGCGAGGGAACCAAGATCGACAATACCGTACAAATTGGACATAACTGCCGTATTGGTAAGCACAACCTGATTTGCTCGCAAGTTGGTATCGCTGGTAGTGCCACGACCGGCGACTACGTGGTGATGGCTGGACAAGTCGGTGTTCGCGACCACGTCCATATCGGATCTGGGGCGATGATCGGCGCGAAAGCTGGTATTGGCTCCGATATTCCAGAACACCAACAAACGCTGGGAATTCCGGCAGGTCCTGCCAAGGTGATTCTGAGCGAACACATGGCGATCAAAAAGCTGCCAGAGATGCGTAAGACGATCAAGATGCTGGCCAAGCGTATCGAGCAATTGGAACAGGAAGCCGAAGCGATCGCCGAACCGATCATTCGCAAAGCCTCGTAG
- a CDS encoding HAD family hydrolase: MPRPKVILLDAVGTVIESFPSVAAAYQSAALSIGLGRDIDQLKTRFREAIRRYSVQAFQASRGQADPLQTDEAAERQRWLAIVSYVVDPPEHLQLDLFEKLWDHFADPQHWRVFPDVSPALSKLAAAGFRLGLASNFDERLRPIVAQHFPAFDLCLFISSEMGWVKPSHHFYESATTQLNVAPDEVLLIGDDWENDVESPKNFGWQTIFLNRTDQALPGDITNHFRNLDETAEAILRD; this comes from the coding sequence ATGCCGCGTCCGAAGGTGATTCTTCTGGACGCGGTCGGAACGGTGATCGAATCATTTCCTTCGGTCGCCGCGGCCTATCAATCCGCAGCCCTTTCTATAGGGCTCGGTCGTGATATCGACCAACTGAAAACGCGATTTCGCGAAGCGATCCGTCGGTACAGTGTTCAGGCCTTTCAGGCATCGCGGGGACAAGCAGATCCGCTTCAAACGGACGAAGCAGCCGAGCGTCAGCGATGGTTGGCCATTGTGAGCTATGTGGTTGATCCCCCAGAGCACTTGCAGCTCGATCTATTCGAGAAGCTTTGGGACCATTTCGCGGATCCCCAGCATTGGCGTGTTTTTCCAGACGTCTCCCCTGCCCTGTCCAAGCTTGCCGCTGCTGGCTTTCGCTTGGGGCTAGCATCGAACTTCGACGAACGCTTGCGGCCGATCGTCGCCCAGCACTTCCCAGCGTTTGATCTATGCTTGTTTATCTCTTCCGAAATGGGATGGGTAAAACCTTCCCATCATTTCTACGAGTCGGCGACCACCCAGCTGAATGTCGCCCCGGATGAAGTTCTTTTGATCGGCGACGACTGGGAAAATGATGTCGAATCGCCGAAAAATTTCGGCTGGCAAACGATCTTCCTCAATCGAACGGACCAGGCGTTGCCCGGTGATATCACGAATCACTTCCGCAACTTAGACGAAACGGCAGAAGCCATTTTGCGGGACTAA
- a CDS encoding site-2 protease family protein, whose amino-acid sequence MDHLLFAASEGPSLLQYLGGIWAFMQGIIGLGIVIFVHELGHFLVAKACGVRCDKFYVGFDVPITLGPWTFSALWKKKWGETEYGIGTIPLGGYVKMLGQDDNPNNADDESASTMIETVDEAGNKQEVVNPRSYTAKSVPQRMAIISAGVVFNLIFGVIFAAVAYNMGVPYIPAQISWVQPGSPAWEVGLSPGDEIVGLNAQGDIRKDLRFDKDMTLQIIMNGDDKPMPFVVQRADGEKEVIDITPKNTYKDSKRPTIGVAPMYTTQMVIAPELMGIVFGSEVADQMKPGDNLIGINDQPIKNFLDYQKYVANHPYDALKLKLERKVESEGDTEATEEVEVEIPTVPYRETGLVMEISPIRAIRSGSPAEKAGLKVGDKLISINGEPLGDGYTLPSRETKWAGDTVDVVIERSGKEETFSIDTVVPQGFSSEYMPGYEIGLQTLGLTFDLTTTIAEVLPGTSAAEAGLAAGDEILIVGFEGTTEAAKVVNEKMKIGAKDVKVKTDEIAWQAVQWTLQVAHPDTAMILTVKKKDTGAAKNVSVENSLSETEMLQSRYLRFEIEEKIQYATSIGDSLYLGVREVGEGMNQVVMVIRKIFSGEMQISGLGGPGTILYVATAESSRGVSRLLTFLTLISANLAVVNFLPIPVLDGGHMMFLIYEGIRGKAMNEKWMLRLTYLGLAMVLTLMVTVIFLDINRFFPWG is encoded by the coding sequence GTGGATCACTTGCTGTTTGCGGCAAGCGAAGGACCAAGCCTGCTCCAATACTTAGGCGGCATTTGGGCCTTCATGCAGGGCATCATCGGCTTGGGCATCGTGATTTTCGTACACGAACTGGGTCACTTCCTGGTCGCCAAAGCTTGCGGCGTGCGTTGCGACAAGTTCTATGTCGGCTTCGACGTGCCGATCACCCTCGGTCCTTGGACTTTTTCCGCACTGTGGAAAAAGAAGTGGGGCGAAACCGAATACGGTATCGGAACGATTCCGCTGGGTGGCTACGTCAAGATGCTCGGTCAGGACGACAACCCTAACAATGCAGATGACGAGTCGGCCTCGACAATGATCGAGACCGTCGACGAAGCTGGCAACAAGCAGGAAGTCGTGAATCCCCGCAGCTACACCGCCAAAAGCGTTCCTCAGCGCATGGCGATTATCTCGGCCGGCGTGGTGTTCAACTTGATCTTCGGCGTGATCTTCGCCGCGGTCGCCTACAACATGGGCGTTCCTTACATTCCTGCTCAGATCAGTTGGGTTCAGCCTGGCTCGCCTGCGTGGGAAGTTGGTCTCAGCCCTGGAGATGAAATCGTCGGTCTTAACGCTCAAGGCGACATCCGCAAGGATCTCCGCTTCGATAAAGACATGACGCTGCAGATCATCATGAACGGCGACGACAAACCAATGCCGTTTGTCGTGCAGCGAGCCGACGGCGAAAAGGAAGTGATCGATATCACGCCGAAGAATACCTATAAGGATTCCAAGCGGCCGACGATCGGCGTCGCTCCGATGTACACCACGCAAATGGTCATCGCCCCGGAATTGATGGGCATTGTCTTCGGCAGTGAAGTCGCCGACCAAATGAAACCTGGCGATAACCTGATTGGCATTAACGATCAGCCGATCAAGAACTTCCTCGACTATCAGAAGTATGTCGCCAATCACCCTTACGATGCGTTAAAGCTTAAGCTCGAACGCAAAGTCGAAAGCGAAGGGGACACCGAAGCGACCGAAGAAGTGGAAGTCGAAATTCCAACGGTGCCTTATCGCGAGACCGGTCTCGTGATGGAGATCAGCCCTATCCGCGCGATTCGTTCCGGCTCACCAGCCGAAAAGGCAGGTCTGAAAGTGGGCGACAAGTTGATTTCGATCAACGGCGAACCACTTGGCGACGGTTACACACTGCCTAGTCGCGAAACGAAATGGGCTGGCGACACCGTCGATGTCGTCATCGAGCGAAGTGGCAAAGAAGAAACGTTTTCGATTGATACGGTCGTCCCGCAGGGCTTTTCCTCGGAATACATGCCCGGCTATGAAATCGGCCTCCAAACGCTTGGCTTGACGTTCGACTTAACCACCACGATCGCAGAAGTTTTGCCTGGCACGTCTGCCGCTGAAGCAGGTCTCGCTGCCGGCGACGAAATTCTCATCGTTGGCTTTGAAGGCACAACCGAAGCGGCCAAAGTGGTCAACGAGAAGATGAAGATCGGTGCCAAGGACGTGAAAGTCAAAACGGACGAAATCGCTTGGCAAGCCGTGCAGTGGACACTGCAAGTCGCCCATCCCGATACGGCGATGATCCTGACGGTAAAGAAGAAGGATACCGGCGCCGCGAAAAACGTTTCGGTCGAGAACAGTCTTTCCGAAACCGAAATGCTTCAAAGCCGCTACTTGCGATTTGAGATCGAAGAAAAGATTCAATACGCGACCAGCATTGGCGATTCGCTTTACCTCGGCGTCCGTGAAGTGGGCGAAGGGATGAATCAGGTCGTCATGGTGATCCGCAAGATCTTCTCCGGCGAGATGCAGATCAGCGGACTCGGCGGACCAGGCACGATTTTGTACGTCGCCACCGCCGAATCTTCTCGAGGCGTTTCACGGCTGCTGACCTTCCTGACGTTGATCAGTGCCAACCTGGCGGTGGTGAACTTCCTGCCGATTCCGGTTCTCGACGGCGGTCACATGATGTTCCTGATTTACGAAGGCATCCGTGGCAAAGCGATGAACGAGAAGTGGATGCTTCGCCTGACCTATTTAGGGTTAGCCATGGTGCTGACATTAATGGTCACCGTGATATTCCTCGACATCAACCGCTTCTTCCCTTGGGGTTAG